A single region of the Anguilla rostrata isolate EN2019 chromosome 11, ASM1855537v3, whole genome shotgun sequence genome encodes:
- the si:ch73-181d5.4 gene encoding death-inducer obliterator 1 isoform X1, whose protein sequence is MFSDTDPLLPSCSEPYQLGLKCVPDQDNSQNTASAADEKEGHANANDDAEELVEPVKVLRPTSKEFKKTWGFRRTTIAQRGTPGSADREDGGNGPVRRRGRQARRACEAEESISPTKRGRGGRKSAPVCLESPKPPSQMPSDTEAPSEASITIGRAEAGTTEEAADTRHPLEREIPPIVSVSDDTSSDQADSDELTLKELRDRLKKQHVKDLMGLRRETQGDSLGKEDEQNGLDRPASPEAIRGMSSGTSAGGTSQDSSSTHKTPEPTAGEKTILNGEEEEELPGKSDRKSHCPDTLYCICRQKHNKRFMICCDRCEEWFHGDCVGITEAHGRLLERNRKDYTCPNCTLRMSQAAASESLEGDRQPSSCAAESPPCQAVSSPAGMEENHEEDQAIKGEIEGATTPSEKKKMKIFHPVEETSSLPKCIGPGCDKSALPDSVYCGTECILKHAAATMKSLPRVKEPSPTPQPQKKLVTKTFPKCQKRSLSERTVRRSLESWGGAEEDESSSEEEAVEEQDQTAPLWSSDHDCITVNPEKTTAIPSAVFYKSSQKESEEIDSKKGSSQLQQKSPLGFTFPRGNKKTAAMGDPPSKRIKLVSKPVSSDGDSKDSTFPPSKCPTSRKRSPAPALTSQPSCSPTSSHHALDALRLSTASYSVPSKLPRQQHLPPAPSLAPAAPSKPPQPNITIRHNIRRSLTEILGKRVSDSDDLDMSESSVGKLAVSIEKEMYCLFLNTDNNYKRKYRSIMFNLKDPKNKGLFYQVVMGEVTPFKLVRLSPEELLSKGIAGWIHPEKAEVLEPSPKARAGLLKRGLKQGHSPCADLEESPPAPDGDACISATSSSPCMASAPEREDRSHLSAPANPRQPNVVSPDADLFSKMLKDTTSEHRTHLFNLNCKICTGQISAEEEPIPKKVKNSVNKKAEAEPKAKQLCRSSKVGNCLGDDSSRTPLDSEMYIMESPASPDDTSSTVTLAEPVTIPAVPSVVIAGRDPRTASYRPPITVTSAVPTVSSVFESKLDIMPVIPPPAPPPLPPPPPPTVPKSILLKPTSSSAMRFFTASGSSSSMMDSHSPPGGDTALFLSKQEVLWKGFINMHSVAKFVIKAYLVSGSSGSLKEDLPDTIQIGGRISPDTVWDYVAKIKTSLTKELCLIRFHPATEEEEVAYISLFSYFNSRGRFGVVANNSRRIKDLYLIPLGAKAPIPSKLVPIEGPGLEKNHPNLLLGLAICQKPKCSGVMQGEEDEEKGSKFQTGHSDHTSLPHLPSLPSADINQDKARVYIPKMLISTTPPGSPSSVSSSDSSSSSFSTSLLLHQLKPVKASVQITANSGKDSSSPTTAPSISPLQTILKTLFGKNKLDSNVSLPPSEQNLVNMEISPAPMLDPIVQRFGQISKEKVDEDEGKQNHPKEELNPGIGCGMEEDEGDRPYDPEEEYNPGMGYGVEEDEDDRSYDPSEEFNPGMTYGLEEGQDDRPYDPEEEYNSGMTYGVEDGEDDRPYDPEEEYNSGMTYGVEEDEDDRPYDPEEEYNPGMGYGVGPAQKVQTSMLSKAFSNDDVAYDPEDEIIIEEVKGSATDSPHQMKGQISPKIDCVSGGESLTLTEQRKMLEELNKQIEEHEREVAEQEEALRQQRAAVGVSLAHFSVSEALMSPPLKPYIANSELLQLSRKEEMAKIPAAPVINQRRDPRQRKDPQQAAANQKLKSDRVEKDSDAEFSVEHSISLKLDRISQSPMVTPPESVYLDARSSEVSITSLEEKINPEMHGDFLQESAVKKKSSAEIEVIPYANCQNSASILKDKELSSLQSSGSKLIKIPYRSILRNKTSQRSSELPGISHDVTRSNTSMVDTYESTMPSVGVKSPDFRGPEEMPHSVPFRSSRKSFPVHESPLFQGESDQPQFRDSKFQPTVPCPPYQNRRGEKMHTVNPCRRLPSEVLVPRCPDHSSPVSQKRPPAKFEPSRSSLLPNNIGQRGLSPDQFMEGSCSPPPLDVQNYSHQLSSSFSCSGSRRPHIRQIHNGGPRLTNLHGSRGHHHHRKFMDHTSQKPPLGTLRLPDDQECNSVSYQQHMEIKQGQTPHMYRESQGSSQTHYSRAVGEIGGQRFRPPQDFGPPRVPSPHLHSQRVPLDQYTESFENQKGPQLSNLKRQRGLPTSQFGEPHDIWDNFTDGGGQLSFGFEGQNHMLKDRLLRRSGPLLPTPIEGPIALPHHMGNRPDYHRKDWRHSPDMRIGVKGDPELHNESRERMFGGYHHDEVEAQVPPCLSVERQWELSGDGRRERDDSHSRLWDRDSSKYGNSEQERECSRGREVEKRREGDDNDKRDRDQDYERGRVRHRDWNRRDGERSRIRDRNKDQECDRYFREGRQVQSRSRDRARHHDRDHGRDKGRDIEKDWDWRERSKRKEKRKELLSEAPE, encoded by the exons ATGTTTAGTGACACAGACCCCCTGCTGCCGTCCTGTAGCGAGCCTTATCAGTTAGGCCTGAAGTGTGTCCCTGACCAAGACAACAGCCAGAATACAG CTTCCGCGGCTGATGAGAAAGAGGggcatgctaatgctaatgacGATGCTGAAGAGCTAGTGGAGCCTGTGAAGGTCTTACGACCAACCAGCAAAGAGTTTAAAAAGACCTGGGGGTTCCGCCGAACCACCATAGCCCAAAGAGGAACGCCTGGGTCTGCTGACAGAGAGGATGGTGGGAACGGGCCCGTTCGCCGCAGAGGCAGACAGGCTAGGCGCGCGTGTGAGGCGGAAGAGTCGATTTCACCCACCAAACGAGGACGAGGGGGAAGGAAGAGTGCCCCTGTCTGCCTGGAGAGCCCCAAACCCCCGTCCCAGATGCCCAGTGATACAGAAGCCCCCTCAGAAGCCAGCATCACCATTGGCAGAGCAGAGGCTGGAACCACTGAAGAAGCTGCAGACACCAGGCACCCACTGGAGAGGGAGATACCCCCCATTGTGTCTGTCAGTGACGACACAAGTTCAGACCAGGCCGACAGTGACGAGCTCACCCTGAAGGAACTGCGGGACCGGCTGAAGAAACAGCACGTGAAGGACCTGATGGGCCTacgcagagagacacagggagactCCCTCGGCAAGGAAGATGAGCAGAATGGCCTGGATAGACCTGCATCGCCCGAGGCCATCAGGGGAATGTCATCTGGAACTTCAGCAGGGGGAACCAGTCAGGACTCCTCGTCTACTCATAAGACCCCCGAACCCACAGCGGGCGAGAAAACCATCTTGAatggtgaggaggaggaagagttgCCTGGTAAATCGGACAGGAAGAGCCACTGCCCCGACACCCTCTATTGCATTTGTCGTCAGAAGCACAACAAAAG GTTCATGATCTGCTGTGACCGCTGTGAAGAGTGGTTCCATGGGGACTGTGTGGGCATCACCGAGGCGCACGGCCGGCTGctggagaggaacaggaaggacTACACCTGTCCCAACTGCACCCTGCGGATGAGCCAGGCAGCAGCCagcgagagcctggagggggaCAGGCAGCCTTCCTCCTGCGCTGCAGAAAGCCCTCCATGTCAGGCAGTATCCTCACCTGCTGGTATGGAGGAGAATCATGAGGAAGATCAGGCGATCAAGGGGGAAATAGAGGGAGCCACCACTCCCAgcgagaaaaagaaaatgaaaatttttcaTCCG GTGGAGGAAACCAGCTCGCTGCCCAAGTGTATTGGCCCTGGCTGTGATAAAAGTGCTTTGCCTGACTCTGTTTACTGTGGTACCGAATGCATCCTCAAACATGCTGCAGCCACCATGAAGTCCCTCCCGAGGGTGAAGGAGCCCTCACCTACACCCCAGCCTCAAAAGAAACTTGTGACAAAAACCTTTCCTAAG TGCCAGAAAAGGTCTCTGTCCGAGAGGACTGTGAGAAGGTCACTGGAGTCGTGGGGCGGGGCTGAAGAGGACGAGTCCAGTAGCGAGGAGGAGGCAGTGGAGGAGCAGGACCAAACTGCACCCTTATGGTCCAGCGACCATGATTGCATTACAGTAAACCCAGAAAAGACAACAGCCATTCCATCGGCTGTGTTTTACAAGTCGT CTCAGAAGGAGAGTGAGGAGATAGACAGCAAGAAAGGGTCTTCACAGCTCCAGCAGAAGTCGCCACTTGGCTTCACCTTCCCCAGGGGAAATAAAAAGACCGCAGCCATGGGAGACCCTCCCTCAAAGCGGATCAAGCTTGTGTCCAAGCCTGTGAGCAGTGATGGAGATTCTAAGGACTCCACTTTTCCTCCAAGCAAGTGTCCCACCTCCAGAAAGCGCAGCCCAGCTCCAGCTCTCACTTCCCAGCCTTCCTGTTCACCCACCTCTAGTCATCACGCCCTGGACGCTTTGAGGTTGAGCACGGCCTCCTACAGCGTCCCCAGTAAACTGCCCCGACAGCAGCATCTTCCCCCAGCACCGTCTTTGGCCCCTGCTGCCCCCTCAAAGCCTCCCCAGCCGAACATTACAATCAGACACAACATTCGCCGATCGCTTACGGAGATACTGGGAAAAAG GGTGAGTGACAGTGATGACCTCGACATGTCTGAGAGTAGTGTTGGGAAGCTCGCTGTCAGCATTGAGAAGGAAATGTACTGcctatttttaaacactgacaACAACTACAAGAGAAAATACAGATCAATTATGTTCAACCTTAAAGATCCAAAAAACAAG GGGTTATTCTATCAGGTGGTAATGGGTGAGGTGACCCCATTTAAGCTGGTGAGGTTGAGCCCAGAAGAGCTCTTGTCTAAAGGCATTGCAGGATGGATTCACCCAGAGAAGGCCGAG GTCCTGGAGCCCAGTCCCAAAGCCCGGGCAGGGCTGCTGAAGCGAGGCCTGAAGCAGGGGCACTCTCCCTGTGCAGACCTGGAGGAATCTCCTCCTGCGCCAGATGGAGATGCATGTATTTCTGCCACCTCTTCATCACCTTGCATGGCTTCTGCACCT GAACGAGAGGACCGTAGCCACCTATCTGCTCCAGCTAATCCTAGACAGCCTAATGTGGTCAGTCCTGATGCAGACCTCTTCAGCAAAATGCTGAAAGACACAACTTCTGAGCACAGGACTCACCTCTTCAACCTTAACTGCAAGATATGCACCG GCCAGATTTCAGCTGAAGAAGAGCCCATTCCAAAGAAAGTCAAAAATTCAGTCAACAAAAAAGCTGAAGCTGAACCCAAAGCCAAACAGCTGTGCCGCAGTTCCAAGGTCGGGAATTGCTTGGGTGATGACTCATCACGCACTCCACTGGACAGTGAGATGTACATCATGGAGTCCCCGGCCTCCCCGGATGACACTAGCAGCACTGTGACATTGGCTGAACCCGTCACCATCCCTGCGGTGCCCTCCGTTGTCATTGCAGGCAGGGATCCACGTACAGCCAGTTACCGCCCACCCATCACTGTCACCTCAGCTGTCCCCACTGTGTCAAGCGTCTTTGAGTCCAAGCTTGACATCATGCCAGTTATCCCTCCACCtgcccctccacctctccctccccctccccctcccactgtTCCCAAATCTATCCTGCTTAAACCTACCTCTTCATCAGCCATGCGATTCTTCACTGCTTCTGGATCATCCTCCAG CATGATGGACTCACACTCCCCTCCAGGTGGGGACACTGCCCTGTTCCTCTCTAAGCAGGAGGTCCTGTGGAAGGGCTTTATCAACATGCACAGTGTAGCCAAGTTTGTCATCAAGGCTTACCTGGTCTCTGGGTCCTCCGGGTCCCTGAAAGAG GACTTGCCAGACACTATCCAGATTGGTGGCCGGATCTCCCCCGATACAGTGTGGGACTATGTAGCGAAAATCAAGACATCCTTAACAAAG gaGCTGTGCCTGATCCGTTTCCACCCAgcgacagaggaggaggaagtggcgtacatttctcttttctcttactTTAACAGCAGGGGCCGCTTTGGTGTAGTGGCTAACAACAGCCGCCGCATCAAAGACCTCTACCTCATCCCCCTTGGTGCGAAAGCCCCCATCCCATCCAAACTCGTACCCATTGAAGGGCCAG GGCTGGAAAAAAATCATCCCAACCTTCTCCTTGGACTGGCTATTTGCCAGAAACCAAAGTGCTCTGGAGTCATGCAAGGTGAAGAAGATGAAGAGAAGGGTTCCAAGTTTCAAACTGGGCACTCTGATCACACTAGTCTTCCACATCTACCTTCTCTTCCCAGTGCTGATATAAATCAAGACAAAGCTAGAGTGTACATTCCGAAgatgctaattagcacaacaCCTCCTGGCTCTCCATCCTCTGTTAGTTCATCTGATTCGTCTTCAAGTTCCTTCTCAACCTCATTACTGCTGCACCAGCTAAAGCCTGTTAAAGCTTCTGTACAGATTACCGCCAACTCAGGCAAGGATTCTTCCTCACCCACCACTGCCCCCTCAATTTCTCCACTTCAAACCATATTGAAAACACTGTTTGGTAAGAATAAACTAGACTCAAATGTCTCACTGCCCCCCTCAGAGCAGAACTtagtaaatatggaaatatcTCCTGCTCCTATGCTTGATCCAATAGTCCAACGGTTTGGACAGATTTCCAAGGAGAAAGTGGATGAAGATGAGGGCAAACAAAATCACCCCAAGGAAGAACTTAATCCAGGAATAGGCTGTGGGATGGAAGAAGACGAAGGTGACAGACCGTATGACCCAGAGGAGGAGTATAATCCAGGAATGGGCTATGGGGTggaggaagatgaagatgacAGGTCATATGACCCTTCAGAGGAGTTTAATCCAGGAATGACCTATGGGCTGGAGGAAGGTCAAGATGATAGACCGTATGACCCTGAGGAGGAGTATAATTCAGGAATGACCTATGGGGTGGAGGATGGTGAAGATGACAGACCATATGACCCTGAGGAGGAGTATAATTCAGGAATGACATATGGGGTggaggaagatgaagatgacAGACCTTATGACCCCGAGGAGGAATATAATCCAGGAATGGGCTATGGGGTGGGACCTGCACAAAAAGTTCAGACCAGTATGTTAAGCAAGGCTTTTTCTAATGATGATGTAGCATATGACCCAGAAGATGAAATTATCATTGAAGAAGTGAAAGGTAGTGCTACTGACAGTCCTCATCAAATGAAGGGGCAAATCTCACCCAAAATAGACTGTGTTTCTGGAGGTGAGTCCTTAACGTTAACTGAGCAACGGAaaatgctggaggagctgaacaaGCAAATTGAAGAGCATGAACGGGAGGTAGCAGAGCAAGAGGAGGCTCTTCGTCAACAGAGAGCAGCTGTAGGGGTGTCTTTAGCCCACTTTTCTGTGTCTGAAGCTTTGATGTCCCCACCCTTAAAGCCTTATATAGCAAACAGTGAGTTGCTACAGCTGAGCAGAAAGGAAGAAATGGCAAAAATTCCAGCTGCCCCAGTGATTAATCAGAGAAGGGACCCAAGACAGAGAAAGGATCCTCAGCAAGCAGCAGCCAACCAAAAACTAAAATCTGACAGAGTGGAAAAAGATAGTGATGCTGAATTTTCCGTTGAGCATTCAATATCATTAAAGCTAGACCGCATATCACAGTCACCAATGGTAACACCACCTGAGTCAGTTTATTTGGATGCAAGGAGTTCAGAGGTATCCATTACTTCgcttgaagaaaaaataaatcctgaaaTGCATGGTGACTTTCTACAGGAgagtgcagttaaaaaaaaatcttcagctGAAATTGAAGTGATCCCTTATGCTAATTGCCAGAATTCTGCAAGCATTTTAAAAGATAAAGAACTTTCGAGTCTTCAGTCATCAGGGTCTAAACTAATTAAGATACCATATCGGAGCATTCTGCGAAACAAAACCTCTCAACGGTCATCTGAGCTTCCTGGAATCTCCCATGATGTAACACGAAGTAACACATCTATGGTAGATACTTATGAATCCACCATGCCATCAGTGGGAGTAAAAAGTCCTGACTTTAGGGGACCTGAGGAAATGCCACATTCTGTTCCTTTTCGGTCTTCACGTAAGTCATTTCCAGTGCATGAATCTCCCCTCTTTCAGGGAGAAAGTGACCAGCCCCAGTTCAGGGACTCCAAATTTCAGCCCACTGTTCCTTGTCCTCCCTACCAGAATCGGAGAGGTGAAAAAATGCATACGGTTAATCCCTGTAGACGTCTCCCATCAGAAGTGTTAGTTCCAAGATGTCCTGATCATTCTTCACCTGTGAGTCAAAAGCGGCCTCCTGCAAAATTTGAACCGTCTAGGAGTTCTTTGCTTCCCAATAATATTGGACAGAGAGGCCTGTCCCCAGACCAATTTATGGAAGGTAGTTGTTCTCCCCCACCTTTAGATGtacaaaattattcacaccaaTTAAgttcctctttcagttgttcTGGATCAAGAAGACCCCATATCAGGCAGATTCATAATGGAGGTCCTCGACTGACTAATTTACATGGTTCTCGAGGACACCATCACCACCGTAAATTTATGGATCATACGTCTCAAAAGCCCCCGTTGGGTACACTAAGACTCCCTGATGATCAAGAGTGTAACAGTGTTTCTTATCAACAACACATGGAGATAAAACAAGGGCAAACTCCACATATGTATAGAGAAAGTCAAGGCTCTTCACAGACACACTACTCACGAGCAGTTGGTGAAATTGGAGGGCAACGCTTCCGCCCACCTCAAGACTTTGGACCTCCAAGAGTACCTTCCCCCCATCTTCACAGTCAGAGGGTGCCTTTAGACCAGTATACGGAGtcttttgaaaatcaaaaagGCCCTCAGCTATCCAACCTGAAAAGGCAGAGAGGGCTTCCAACCTCCCAGTTTGGAGAGCCTCATGATATTTGGGACAATTTTACAGACGGTGGAGGACAACTAAGCTTTGGTTTTGAAGGTCAGAATCATATGTTAAAAGATAGACTATTGCGCCGTTCCGGTCCTTTACTTCCCACTCCTATTGAGGGTCCAATTGCTCTACCACACCATATGGGAAACAGACCTGACTACCACAGGAAAGACTGGAGGCACTCTCCTGATATGAGAATTGGTGTGAAAGGTGATCCAGAACTGCACAATGAAAGCAGGGAAAGGATGTTTGGGGGTTACCACCATGATGAGGTAGAGGCCCAAGTCCCCCCCTGTTTATCAGTGGAGAGGCAGTGGGAATTGTCTGGGgatggaaggagagagcggGATGACTCACACAGCAGGCTGTGGGACAGGGACTCTAGCAAGTATGGGAACAGCGAGCAAGAGCGAGAGTGTAGTAGAGGACGAGAAGTGGAAAAGCGAAGGGAAGGAGATGATAATGATAAAAGGGACAGAGATCAAGACTATGAAAGAGGCAGAGTTAGGCATAGAGATTGGAacaggagagacggagagagatcAAGGATCAGAGATCGAAATAAGGACCAAGAGTGTGACCGATACTTCAGGGAAGGAAGGCAAGTTCAGTCAAGGAGTAGAGACCGTGCAAGACACCATGACAGAGATCATGGAAGGGACAAAGGTCGAGACATTGAAAAAGACTGGGATTGGAGAGAAAGGAGTAAgaggaaggaaaagagaaaagaactTTTATCTGAAGCTCCAGAGTGA
- the si:ch73-181d5.4 gene encoding death-inducer obliterator 1 isoform X2, which yields MFSDTDPLLPSCSEPYQLGLKCVPDQDNSQNTASAADEKEGHANANDDAEELVEPVKVLRPTSKEFKKTWGFRRTTIAQRGTPGSADREDGGNGPVRRRGRQARRACEAEESISPTKRGRGGRKSAPVCLESPKPPSQMPSDTEAPSEASITIGRAEAGTTEEAADTRHPLEREIPPIVSVSDDTSSDQADSDELTLKELRDRLKKQHVKDLMGLRRETQGDSLGKEDEQNGLDRPASPEAIRGMSSGTSAGGTSQDSSSTHKTPEPTAGEKTILNGEEEEELPGKSDRKSHCPDTLYCICRQKHNKRFMICCDRCEEWFHGDCVGITEAHGRLLERNRKDYTCPNCTLRMSQAAASESLEGDRQPSSCAAESPPCQAVSSPAGMEENHEEDQAIKGEIEGATTPSEKKKMKIFHPVEETSSLPKCIGPGCDKSALPDSVYCGTECILKHAAATMKSLPRVKEPSPTPQPQKKLVTKTFPKCQKRSLSERTVRRSLESWGGAEEDESSSEEEAVEEQDQTAPLWSSDHDCITVNPEKTTAIPSAVFYKSSQKESEEIDSKKGSSQLQQKSPLGFTFPRGNKKTAAMGDPPSKRIKLVSKPVSSDGDSKDSTFPPSKCPTSRKRSPAPALTSQPSCSPTSSHHALDALRLSTASYSVPSKLPRQQHLPPAPSLAPAAPSKPPQPNITIRHNIRRSLTEILGKRVSDSDDLDMSESSVGKLAVSIEKEMYCLFLNTDNNYKRKYRSIMFNLKDPKNKGLFYQVVMGEVTPFKLVRLSPEELLSKGIAGWIHPEKAEVLEPSPKARAGLLKRGLKQGHSPCADLEESPPAPDGDACISATSSSPCMASAPEREDRSHLSAPANPRQPNVVSPDADLFSKMLKDTTSEHRTHLFNLNCKICTGQISAEEEPIPKKVKNSVNKKAEAEPKAKQLCRSSKVGNCLGDDSSRTPLDSEMYIMESPASPDDTSSTVTLAEPVTIPAVPSVVIAGRDPRTASYRPPITVTSAVPTVSSVFESKLDIMPVIPPPAPPPLPPPPPPTVPKSILLKPTSSSAMRFFTASGSSSSMMDSHSPPGGDTALFLSKQEVLWKGFINMHSVAKFVIKAYLVSGSSGSLKEDLPDTIQIGGRISPDTVWDYVAKIKTSLTKELCLIRFHPATEEEEVAYISLFSYFNSRGRFGVVANNSRRIKDLYLIPLGAKAPIPSKLVPIEGPGKHCKGFRSPGPFHIGSSFPTHIHSKS from the exons ATGTTTAGTGACACAGACCCCCTGCTGCCGTCCTGTAGCGAGCCTTATCAGTTAGGCCTGAAGTGTGTCCCTGACCAAGACAACAGCCAGAATACAG CTTCCGCGGCTGATGAGAAAGAGGggcatgctaatgctaatgacGATGCTGAAGAGCTAGTGGAGCCTGTGAAGGTCTTACGACCAACCAGCAAAGAGTTTAAAAAGACCTGGGGGTTCCGCCGAACCACCATAGCCCAAAGAGGAACGCCTGGGTCTGCTGACAGAGAGGATGGTGGGAACGGGCCCGTTCGCCGCAGAGGCAGACAGGCTAGGCGCGCGTGTGAGGCGGAAGAGTCGATTTCACCCACCAAACGAGGACGAGGGGGAAGGAAGAGTGCCCCTGTCTGCCTGGAGAGCCCCAAACCCCCGTCCCAGATGCCCAGTGATACAGAAGCCCCCTCAGAAGCCAGCATCACCATTGGCAGAGCAGAGGCTGGAACCACTGAAGAAGCTGCAGACACCAGGCACCCACTGGAGAGGGAGATACCCCCCATTGTGTCTGTCAGTGACGACACAAGTTCAGACCAGGCCGACAGTGACGAGCTCACCCTGAAGGAACTGCGGGACCGGCTGAAGAAACAGCACGTGAAGGACCTGATGGGCCTacgcagagagacacagggagactCCCTCGGCAAGGAAGATGAGCAGAATGGCCTGGATAGACCTGCATCGCCCGAGGCCATCAGGGGAATGTCATCTGGAACTTCAGCAGGGGGAACCAGTCAGGACTCCTCGTCTACTCATAAGACCCCCGAACCCACAGCGGGCGAGAAAACCATCTTGAatggtgaggaggaggaagagttgCCTGGTAAATCGGACAGGAAGAGCCACTGCCCCGACACCCTCTATTGCATTTGTCGTCAGAAGCACAACAAAAG GTTCATGATCTGCTGTGACCGCTGTGAAGAGTGGTTCCATGGGGACTGTGTGGGCATCACCGAGGCGCACGGCCGGCTGctggagaggaacaggaaggacTACACCTGTCCCAACTGCACCCTGCGGATGAGCCAGGCAGCAGCCagcgagagcctggagggggaCAGGCAGCCTTCCTCCTGCGCTGCAGAAAGCCCTCCATGTCAGGCAGTATCCTCACCTGCTGGTATGGAGGAGAATCATGAGGAAGATCAGGCGATCAAGGGGGAAATAGAGGGAGCCACCACTCCCAgcgagaaaaagaaaatgaaaatttttcaTCCG GTGGAGGAAACCAGCTCGCTGCCCAAGTGTATTGGCCCTGGCTGTGATAAAAGTGCTTTGCCTGACTCTGTTTACTGTGGTACCGAATGCATCCTCAAACATGCTGCAGCCACCATGAAGTCCCTCCCGAGGGTGAAGGAGCCCTCACCTACACCCCAGCCTCAAAAGAAACTTGTGACAAAAACCTTTCCTAAG TGCCAGAAAAGGTCTCTGTCCGAGAGGACTGTGAGAAGGTCACTGGAGTCGTGGGGCGGGGCTGAAGAGGACGAGTCCAGTAGCGAGGAGGAGGCAGTGGAGGAGCAGGACCAAACTGCACCCTTATGGTCCAGCGACCATGATTGCATTACAGTAAACCCAGAAAAGACAACAGCCATTCCATCGGCTGTGTTTTACAAGTCGT CTCAGAAGGAGAGTGAGGAGATAGACAGCAAGAAAGGGTCTTCACAGCTCCAGCAGAAGTCGCCACTTGGCTTCACCTTCCCCAGGGGAAATAAAAAGACCGCAGCCATGGGAGACCCTCCCTCAAAGCGGATCAAGCTTGTGTCCAAGCCTGTGAGCAGTGATGGAGATTCTAAGGACTCCACTTTTCCTCCAAGCAAGTGTCCCACCTCCAGAAAGCGCAGCCCAGCTCCAGCTCTCACTTCCCAGCCTTCCTGTTCACCCACCTCTAGTCATCACGCCCTGGACGCTTTGAGGTTGAGCACGGCCTCCTACAGCGTCCCCAGTAAACTGCCCCGACAGCAGCATCTTCCCCCAGCACCGTCTTTGGCCCCTGCTGCCCCCTCAAAGCCTCCCCAGCCGAACATTACAATCAGACACAACATTCGCCGATCGCTTACGGAGATACTGGGAAAAAG GGTGAGTGACAGTGATGACCTCGACATGTCTGAGAGTAGTGTTGGGAAGCTCGCTGTCAGCATTGAGAAGGAAATGTACTGcctatttttaaacactgacaACAACTACAAGAGAAAATACAGATCAATTATGTTCAACCTTAAAGATCCAAAAAACAAG GGGTTATTCTATCAGGTGGTAATGGGTGAGGTGACCCCATTTAAGCTGGTGAGGTTGAGCCCAGAAGAGCTCTTGTCTAAAGGCATTGCAGGATGGATTCACCCAGAGAAGGCCGAG GTCCTGGAGCCCAGTCCCAAAGCCCGGGCAGGGCTGCTGAAGCGAGGCCTGAAGCAGGGGCACTCTCCCTGTGCAGACCTGGAGGAATCTCCTCCTGCGCCAGATGGAGATGCATGTATTTCTGCCACCTCTTCATCACCTTGCATGGCTTCTGCACCT GAACGAGAGGACCGTAGCCACCTATCTGCTCCAGCTAATCCTAGACAGCCTAATGTGGTCAGTCCTGATGCAGACCTCTTCAGCAAAATGCTGAAAGACACAACTTCTGAGCACAGGACTCACCTCTTCAACCTTAACTGCAAGATATGCACCG GCCAGATTTCAGCTGAAGAAGAGCCCATTCCAAAGAAAGTCAAAAATTCAGTCAACAAAAAAGCTGAAGCTGAACCCAAAGCCAAACAGCTGTGCCGCAGTTCCAAGGTCGGGAATTGCTTGGGTGATGACTCATCACGCACTCCACTGGACAGTGAGATGTACATCATGGAGTCCCCGGCCTCCCCGGATGACACTAGCAGCACTGTGACATTGGCTGAACCCGTCACCATCCCTGCGGTGCCCTCCGTTGTCATTGCAGGCAGGGATCCACGTACAGCCAGTTACCGCCCACCCATCACTGTCACCTCAGCTGTCCCCACTGTGTCAAGCGTCTTTGAGTCCAAGCTTGACATCATGCCAGTTATCCCTCCACCtgcccctccacctctccctccccctccccctcccactgtTCCCAAATCTATCCTGCTTAAACCTACCTCTTCATCAGCCATGCGATTCTTCACTGCTTCTGGATCATCCTCCAG CATGATGGACTCACACTCCCCTCCAGGTGGGGACACTGCCCTGTTCCTCTCTAAGCAGGAGGTCCTGTGGAAGGGCTTTATCAACATGCACAGTGTAGCCAAGTTTGTCATCAAGGCTTACCTGGTCTCTGGGTCCTCCGGGTCCCTGAAAGAG GACTTGCCAGACACTATCCAGATTGGTGGCCGGATCTCCCCCGATACAGTGTGGGACTATGTAGCGAAAATCAAGACATCCTTAACAAAG gaGCTGTGCCTGATCCGTTTCCACCCAgcgacagaggaggaggaagtggcgtacatttctcttttctcttactTTAACAGCAGGGGCCGCTTTGGTGTAGTGGCTAACAACAGCCGCCGCATCAAAGACCTCTACCTCATCCCCCTTGGTGCGAAAGCCCCCATCCCATCCAAACTCGTACCCATTGAAGGGCCAGGTAAGCACTGCAAAGGATTCAGGTCTCCGGGTCCCTTCCACATAGGAAGTTCTTTCCCGACGCACATCCACAGTAAATCTTAA